The genomic DNA GGAGCAACCATCTTCTGGTCCACCAAGTGCTGAACCGTTTGCTCAAATACAGAGTCAATGCTCGTTGCGTCCAGATCCAAAAGGCAGGCATCTGCATTCGAGAACGTTTTTTGAAGCACTCTCATTCGCAGTGGCCTGATACGGTACTGTCGGGCAATTGGGGAATCCGGAGGATCAGAACCGTAACGAAATCAAAACGATTTGACAAATTCTATAGCTTTTTTTTCGAAATAGACTCCATGTTCACTCTTGTGGCTAGCAACCGACGAAACCATCGCTCTGGCAATACCTGTACGTGGGCTTGAAATCCCTGCGAATCAAAACGGTCTTAGAGGCATTGTTAGCGAATCTTAATGTTCGCCTCTTGTGATACGAATGACTTCATCGATTGTGGTGCTGCCATCGATCATCCGTTGATAGCCAGATTGGCGGAGTGTAAGCATGCCGTGGGCCAGGCCATAGTCTCGGATAACGCCAGCGCTGACACCATCAATACACAATTTTTTAATCTCTGGATCGTTGCGGAGAAGTTCATACACTCCCATCCGTCCGGTGTATCCGATGTCGCGGCAGTCTCTGCACCCAACTGGCTTGTAAAGCGTTTCAATATTCGGCTCAGGAAAGTCAGGAGGGAGGTCGTTTGGATCAGGTCTATATGCCACTTTGCATCGCTCACACAATTTTCGCACGAGTCGTTGGGCAAGAATTCCTTCGACGGTACTCGCTACCAGATACGGTTCAACACCCATATCAACGAGCCGAGTAAAAGCACTTGGAGCGTCATTTGTGTGGAGCGTACTGAAAACCAAGTGACCAGTCAGTGACGCCTGAATCGCGCTTGTGGCGGTTTCACCGTCTCGAATTTCACCAATGAGGACCACATCGGGGTCGTGACGGAGGATACTTCGCAGGCCGGCAGCAAACGTAAGTCCAATTTTGGAGTGGACCTGAATTTGGCTGATACCGTTGAGGTGATACTCCACAGGATCTTCTACCGTGATAATCTTTGTCGCTGGGCTTTTGATTTCGTTAAGCCCACTGTAAAGCGTGGTCGTTTTTCCGCTTCCAGTTGGGCCAGTAACTAGAACAATTCCGTGCGGCATTGAGATGAGATCGGTGAATTCCTCATAGACATTTTGAGGCATACCAACGCCGCGCAGGTTGAAGACCATACGCTGTTTGTCGAGTAGACGCATGACGATGCCTTCACCATGAAGCATCGGGATGATAGAAACACGAACGTCGATTTCGCGCCCCTGCACCCGCATGTTAATGCGACCGTCTTGAGGGAGTCGCTTTTCTGCGATGTTCAACCGTGACATGATCTTCAAACGCGTCACGATCGCAGATGCAAAGTGATTGATTTCCGGAGGGACAGGTTCAATTCGTAAAATCCCATCGACACGAAAGCGGATGACAAGTCCGTTTTCCTGAGGTTCGAGATGAACATCACTCGCACGCTGTTCAAGGGCTTCGACAAGCAGTTCGTTGACAAGACGAATGACCGAAGGAGCCTGAGCTGATTCGGCGAGTTCTCCCATTCCTTCGGGGATTGCTTCGAGTAAATCAATCTCGTCTTCTGCCCGCTGCGCGACCATCTGATTGATCGTATCGCCGCCGACACCGAGATTACGTTTGATTAAGTCAAGGATTTCGTCGCGACACGCCAGAACCGGCTCGATGCGACAGCCTCCAAGCGTGCTCAGTTCATCAATCGATTCAAGGTTGAATGGATCGCTGATCGCAACTTGAACATGTCCGTTTTGGCGAGCGAGTGGAATCGCCTCATGTCGGAAAATTGCAGTTGTTGGAAACTTGTCGAGCAACTCGCGGTCGAGCTCGAATTCTTTCAGGTTTTTGAATTCCATCCCCAACTCGGCGGCGAAGAGTTGGAGAGTCTCGTCTTCGCGAATCACTCCCATTTCGATCAATGCACGATCGATCCGTTTTCCGGATTTCTCTTCGCGGGCCATTTCGAGCTGTTGCTCGTTAACCAAAGCGCGTTCCAGAAGTAGCGAACCAATATTCATGTTGGCAGAGTCGAGTGTTGAAGGACCAGGGTCAAGGAAATTCTACGTCAGAATACTCATCGTATGAGGAAGAATTTCGTGTTTTCGTTCGTCGATTCGAATCATCTGTCAAGGGGGATCGAATCTTGAGTCAGGCTGATGACCAGTTGTTCAACAACCACAATATCAAACTTTGCTCATTGAGTGGGACACTCGCGAGCCTGCTCAAAGTCTTAAAGCATGCGTTTTGAGCTCATCGGGAGAGCCTCAAGTATGATGAAATCACGAGTCCCCGTGAAGATCACTTTAGTGATCTCGTCGACTGCCGGGTGACAGGACGTCACGTCAAGCATATTCTGGATTGGCTGGTATTAACGACCACCTGTGCGGCCACCACCGGTTCGTCCTCCACCACCTTGCCGACCGCCGCCTCCGAATGGACTGGTTCCGCCACCACGTGTACGCCCCGTCGCTCCGGGTCCACCTGTGCTCGGGCGGTTACCTCCTCCACCTCCCTGCATACGTTCGCGCATCCGTTGTTCCATAAATTGGCGGATGCGATCTTGGTCTGAATTGTTCTCTGATGTGCTACTTGATCTTGACTGGTTACTTGAATTGTTGGAGGAGTTCCGGCTGCCGGTGCTGCTCACATTGACACGCGGCATGAGCGTCCCCAAGGCGTTCTGAATCATGGATGAATTCGTATTGTTCAATGGAACCACGACGACAGTTCTCCGAGCTTCCTTGGCTGAATTGTCAATGGTCTGAACGAGAGTTTCAACTTCTCGGAACAGCGCTTCGTCCGCCCAGACTGCCAGTTGATTCGTGTTTGAATCGACACTGACAGCCATTTTAATAAGTGAAGCAGGAGAGTCGCCATCTTTCCCGCCTCGTCCGCCACCCATCATGGCAGCCAATGGATTACCCCGACCTTGTTGTTGCTGTGGAGGGTCGATGTAAACCTTGTAGGTCTCTTTGACGATTTGCAGAACCTCCTTGGCATCGGCATGTTCGACTGGAATCAGGCGGGTCACTTTGTCACGCATTGAATCGGGCCACTCATTCGCGTCCAAAACTCGTAACATCTCTTCAACTTCCTTCACCTGACCGGCAGGACCAGAAACGAATAATGCGTTTAATCGTGTGTCCGGAATGATTCGAAGCGATTGCCCCGCAGCAGCGATTGAACTCAGACCGGTCATCTCTGCGAGACCACTTCCGAGTGAGGATGCTGCTCCCGAGAATGACCCGAGCATTCCGCCTGCAGAAGTTGATGAACTCACATTACTGTAAGGAAGAAGCTGTTCCAGCATGAGGGATGCTTCCGTTGCGTCAGCGGTTTGCAAGGTGAAGACAGTCCAGGAGGTCCGCGGCGGGATGACCTGCAATGTCGATTCCAGTAATTCCTCGAGCTCGTTGAGTGCTTCCGGATCGGACGAATAGAGCATTAACTCGTCACCGAGTACGGTGACATTAATATCAGAGGATGGAGTTTTCGCTGAATCCGTTGGTGTCCGCGGTTTCTCTTGATTGCGAGTTGCCGGTTCTGGAGAGGCAGGCTCGGTCTCAGGTGCTGTTTCAGACTCGCTTGCCTTTGGCGGAGCCGATTGATTGATGTAAGTCCTCAACAGGTCCAATAATTCTTTGTCGGTGTATTGAACAGGATTCGCTGATTCTGTTTGCTCAGCTGGTTCTCCGGCAGAATCTTCACTTTCGGCTGCCTGTGAATCGTCCCCAGTCGCCTGAGCCAGGACTGTTGTTTGACTGGCTGCGAGCACGGGTAAACTTCGATGTTTTGAAGTTTCCTTTGTGGAGGAATCGTTCGATTGCACCGAGTTTGGTGAGTTTTTGTCGAGTCGAATTTGCTGAGTACTCGCTGGTGGAGCAGCAGGTTCTGGTTGCCGAACCGATTGCCCCTCAGCTGGTGATTTAATGTCTCTTACTGGACCACGTTCGCCGGGATTGACGACTCTGATCGGTGAAGAAGATCGCTGATTCCACATTCGCTGAATTAACGGGAGAATTTCTTCTGGGTCACGTCCACTCAATGGGAAAGTTCTCATCCTGCTTTCACTGGAACGGTCACGTTGTCCGGTTCCATCTTCTCCGAGTTGAGCAAGAAGCTCTTTCACTTGAAGAACCTGAGCCGTGTCGCCTCGCACCATGAGTTGCCGTCCATAAACGTCTGGCTCAATGGTTGGGGCAAGATCACCATCTTTCATGAACATGGCTCGGACAGTTGTCGATGCCATGATTGGGTCCATCTTCGAGAGCGGGATGACAGTCATCTGCTGTGAACTGCTTCCGGCTCCGTCCATCTCACTGATGAGCGAAGCGACTTGCACATGTTTGTCGTTCGTCGCGAGAATGTGAATCTTTCCGTTTCGGGCATCTTCATTAATGACAACACCCGGCATCAGGGCGGTAATTGTCTTCGTCACCTCCATCGAGTTGGCAGATGTGACCGTGTAGACTCTCAAAAACGGTTTGTTCCCTTCAGACGAGAATGTGCTCGGCTCACCTTCCACGTCGATGGTTTCCAGAGCTTGTTCGACGAGTTGATGCATCTTGACGGTTGCAGAGATCAGCAATTTGTTGGTTCGCTCGTCCGCAGCAATTGTGATTCCAGTCCCGGAAGTGGAACTAGAACTTGAGCGTCTTGAGGAAGCGGCACTGACGTTTGTAACGCCAGAACTGAGCCCCAGTACACTTCGGAGCAATGTTTCTGCATCGGCAGCTGGAATGTTTTTAATGATGTACGGTTTGAAGCTTAAGTCATCCGGGCCGGGACGATTCGTGATATCTTTCAACATCAGATCGATCCGTCGCAAGTTGCTTCCAATATCGGTGACCAGGACAGAGTTGGAACTACCGAGCGCAACGACCTTCCCTTGAGGTCCTTTAACTTCATTCACCTCGGCGGCGATTTGCCCGGCGTCTACTCCTTCCAGTGGAAAGACGACAGTCAGCAGTTCGTTTTTGCCTCGGCTCGCCAACTCATCAGGAGCCACGTTGGGAATCAGATTCGGTGGAATCGGATCGTCGATGTTCAGACAAACCAGGAAGTCATCTCGATGAACCAGCACGAAACCTTTGGGGAGCAGGTAACCGTTGATGACATCGAGGGCATCTTTCGGGCTATACATTTTCTGGTCGTAGTAACTGAACGTTCCAGGTGGGACGTCAAGCAGGTCGAGTGAAAGACCAGACTCACGTGCGAAGAGTCGCAGCACTTCTGTCCATGGGGCATAGCGGAAGTTGAAGGAGAGCTGAACGTTCTCCCGATCCGCTTTTGTCGTGTTGTCGTCTTCATCCCGCTTTTCTCCGAACGACAGAACGGCTTCAGCACCCTCCGGGACTTGTTCAACCATTACTGGTCGCTCACGACGTGGTGGCGGCTGACCTCCTGAACCTTGACCACGTGATTGACCCGCATCTGCAGGAGGAGGTCCGATTCGCTGCTGCCATTTCTGTTTTTGCTCGTCGGTGAGGACCGCCATGGTGGCTTGTTCAAATTCTTCGTTGAGTTTATTCCGATCTTCTTCAGAGGAACCAAATCCGAGTGCACGAAACTTCTCGCTTCGTGATTCCTGGAGCTCTTCCAGTTTTTTCTTCTGGTCGTCAGAGAGTCCAAGTTCGGTCTGCACCTCTTCTCTTCCAAACGCGCGTAACCCCTCGCGGTGCAATCGGATTTGATCGAGTCGTTTGAACTGTTCTTCCGACAGGACAGATTTCATTTGAGTTTCAGATTGCTTGCGAGCCTCTTCCATTTTTGCTCGCAATTCGTTGCGAACTTTTTCACGTTCTTCATTTGAACTGGCAGATTGCATCCGACCAAAGATGTCCCCGAATTGCTCCCGGGAATTCCCCATCGACTCGCCGATCTCTTCCAGCTTCTTCATTTGCTCGTCAGTGATATTTACTTCACTCCGAGTCGATTCGTTTCCAAGCTCTCCAAGGAGCCCTCCACCGCGTCGGCCGGAGAATCCACCTCGTCCTCCTGGACCGCCCGGTCTGCCACCTGGACCACCGCGCATGCTGCCGCGATCGCCTCCACGGTCACCACCACGGTCGCGGCGCTCTCCCTCTTGCTGGCCTGGCAAAGAGGCTGGAATGGAAACAACTATTACAAGCCCGAGCAAAAATGCTGTGACGGCTTTAACGATTGGACTCATCGAGATGCTCCGGAGAACAGGGAGTTGCAGTCTCACTTGTAAGACTACAGGTGTTAACTGTTGTCAGGTAAGAGCTTACGGGAATTAGTCTTGGTGGGTTACAACAGTCAGTGAATATGGAAAGTTGAGTCGCATCGGTCGTGGCTGATGTTCATTGGAAGTGTTTTTCCAAGGATTCCAGAGAAGACCGGTCCGATTCTTCAATTCTGGTGTTGATATAGTATTGGTTCGTTCTGGGTGCTTATTGATCATACCTGCCCAGCTTTCATCACGTTTCATATTTAGAAACGCAAACAGAACTGTAGGAATCACTGTGATTCTCTGAAAACGAACACTTATTCAAGTTCTGTTAGAACTAAAAACCCCACAAATTCAATTTCGGACCGCGCGCCATGTTGAAAACTATGAATTTTCAGAAGTTCGGAATGTTCTTGTTGTTATGGCTTCTTTCGGCATCCTGTGTGCTAGGGGTGCTGGTCGACGAAGCTGCAGCTCAGAGGTCTGGCGATAGATCACGCGGGAGAACTTCAGACCGTGATGGTGGTCGCGAAGGTGGCCGTGATGGCAGTCGGGGCGGTGGTCGAGAGTCTCGTGGGGGGCAAGAACGGCGAGGTCCTTCGACTGAGCAGATTTTTGGATACCTTGATCGAGACAAGAATGGCCGCCTGGATCCTCAAGAGATCGAGAATTCTCGTGGCCCGTTCAAAGACATGCTTCAGCGCGCAGGTGTCGACTACAGCAGAGGACTGGATCAGCGAAATTTTGCCTCAGCGTATGAGAAAGTCCGCGAACAGCGCGAGCAAGAGTCCCGGAGTCGCCGTGACGGTGATGATGACAGCGGACGCCGCGAGGAGTACGAAAGAAGACGCAGAGAGTATGAGCAACGCAGAGAAGAAGAACGGAAGAAGGCGGATTCTGCCAAGCGAACTCCCACTTCTATCGCTTTTCGTGCAAAAGAGCGGGTGACTGTCGATATTCCTCAGCAATTTGTTGAAGGCGACGACGACGGCGATGGCCAAATTGGCTTCTATGAATGGAAAAAATGGAAGCGAGACGAAATTCATCTTTTTGCCGCTTATGACCGCAATGGAGATGGATTTCTGACACCACGCGAGCTCGAAAAAGGCCCTGTCGAGATTCCTGACGCTTCGACCGCAATAGCAGCCTCAACGACAATTTCCGGCACTCAACAGACCGGGGCGACTCCAAAAACAGCGACGACTAGCAAGGCTGAGACAGCGAAATCGGAGCAGCCCAGCGTTGATATGAATACAGCTGCTGCACGTCGAGGTGAATCAATGTTCCGGTTGCTGGATCGCAATAGAGATGGTCAGCTTGAAGAAGAGGAATGGGCGCGAGCACGAACGACGAAACCTTTATTTGAAAAGGCAGGGGTAGATCTTTCGAAACCGATGTCGAAAAATGATTTTCTCGCCAATTATGTTCGTCTTACAGAATCATAAATCGCGACCAGTCACTTGATGCCATACAATTCACTATGGACCTGTCGAACGAAGACGCTTCGTTTTGCCGGCGGGTTCAGATGACAAGGTGAACGGCTGGTCGGGATTGACGTTTTGTATCAGTTGTCCGTTCTCTGTCAGTAAAGTGAAACTTCAGTCAATAAATATGAGTATTGATTGAGAGTCTTTCCAACGATTCCATCCCTTTCGACATATTGCCTTTCCATGCCAGAATTTCAGTACAAAGCGAGAGAGTTGTCGGGACAGCAGGTCATCGGTCTTCTCACTGCAACGACTGAAAAAGAAGCGTTGGCAACACTCGCTGCCCAACAACTGTTTCCGCTTCAGGTTGACCTTGCAGAGTCCAGCAAGGCCGCAGCGAAACAAGTTAATCGACGTGTCCCGTCCAAGTACCTGACAGTTTTTTATTCTCAGTTGGCGGATCTGCTGAAGTCTGGTGTGCCGTTGTTGCGGTCGTTGGAACTTCTTTCGAAACAATCTTCACATTCTGCTCTCAAAGTTGTTGTTGCAGACGTAAGAGATCAGGTCGCTGAAGGTTCGCGACTCTATGACGCGATGAAATCGCACCCGAAGGCGTTCTCCCCTCTCATGGTCAGTATGGTCCATGCTGGTGAAGAAGGTGGGTTCATGGAGGATGTTCTCAAGCGAATCGCGGCGTTTACTGAACAGCAAGAAGAACTCAAAGGTCGCGTCATCGGAGCAATGGTGTATCCCGTCTTTCTATTGATGGTCGGGGGAGGTGTTGTCACAGTGATGTTGGCATGGCTGGTGCCAAAGTTTGATGGGCTCTTCGAGAATATGGCTGCCCGAGGAGAACTTCCCTGGGCGACGACGGCACTCATGGGAATGAGTGAAGCGACTCAGAAATACTGGGCGGTCGTGTTATTGGCTGCTGCTGGTGGAATCATTGGGTTGTTGAAATGGCTGAAAACGGAGGATGGTCGACGTAAGCTCGATGTGTTCCGTTTGCGGGCAGTCGGAATCGGTCGAATTGTCCGCAGCTTGGCCGTTGCCAGATTTTGTCGGGTCTTGGGAACGTTGTTGAAAAACGGTGTTCCTGTACTCACATCCTTAAAAATTGCCAAGGATGCGACGGCGAATGTGGTTCTGTCGGATGCCATTGATGTTGCAGCGTCGAACATTTCAGAGGGAAAATCATTAGCTGGCCCGTTGGCTGCCAGTAAGCAGTTTCCTGAAGAGATTGTAGAGATGATCGCAGTCGGCGAAGAAGCCAACAACCTGGAAAATGTTTTGATTGATATTTCAGAAAACCTGGAACGGCGAACAAGTCGCGAAATTGAGATGGTCGTCCGACTTCTGGAACCGATGCTACTGCTTTGTCTGGCTGCAGTTGTCCTTTTTGTTGTCATTGCACTCTTATTACCGATCCTTCAAAGCTCCAGCATTGTTTAATAAAATGAGGCTCAGTTACGAAACAAGTTTTTGAAGTCTGCTGAACGATTTGGAGAAGCGTTCTATCTCGTGAAAAGCAGTCAATGAGTTCATGATATAATGTCATGGAACCAACTGTCACGGGCACGACAAACATCATCTATGATCGAAGAATGATCCCCAAATATGACGTACCTCATCGGTGCGTTTAGAATACTAACGAAAAAACTATGAAGGAGACGGACCCATGCGAACACAACAATTCAATCAGAGACAACACAAAAGACGTCGACCTGGCGGTTTTACGCTGTTGGAAGTGTTGATCGTGCTCGCCATCATCGGTGTGATTGCAGCCATGGCTGTTCCACGACTGCTGGGACAACAGCAGTCTGCCAATGTCAAAGTCACAAAAACTGCGATCACGAACTTGGAGCAGGCTGCGAAGCTGTATGCCGTCGACAATCTCGGCGAACCGCCTGAGTCCATTGATGTGATGCTTTCCAAACGAGAAGACGGAACCGCTGCGGTTCTCGATAAAATTCCAACTGATGCTTGGAACAACCCACTCAACTACGAATATCCTAACTCACGTGCAGATACGGAATCGCCAGCGATCTGGTCGAACGGAAAGAACCGCAAGAATGACAACGGCTCTGGCGACGACATCAATAACTGGGACGACAAGCTGAACCAGTAACGATGGCTCACATTGAAATGAATCACCATGCACCAGCATCGAAGAGTTCAACCTGTTGACGACCTGCGCGGGCGCCGCTCCGCGTTTACGGTCCTTGAACTCATTCTGGTGCTGGCGGTCATTGTCGCGATTGCGGGCATCAGCTGGCCGCGCATGTCGGGTTTTTTAAAACGTGAAAGTGTGATGGGCAACGTTGAGCAGGTGAGGCAAGTTCTCGACCATGCTCGCGTGCAAGCGGTTGAAGATGGGATCACCTATCAATTTCGCTTCGAACCGAACGGACGAAAATACGTCCTTCTGCCTTACGATCTTCAGGTCCATACGGACGAACAAGCTTCCGCCAGCCAAACTCTTCAGGAAACGGGATCTGGCGGTATCAAGCAGGCGATCACACATGAACTGTCGGAAGACTGCCAGTTCTATATGCCGACCACTTTAATTTCTGATCAGCCGATGATTCTTGAACGGCTTCCGGAAGCGTGGTTGAACATGGTTCAGAACGGCGTCCAACATCGTGATGTGAGTTGGTCTGCCCCTATTCTCTTTTATGCTGACGGATCAGCCACCACAGGAGCGGTCACAGTCGTTGATGAGGACAAACGGTACATTTCAGTTTCAGTTCGCGGATTGACCGGAGCTGTTGTGACATCACGAATCTCACAATTACCGGAGCAGTTTGGTGGATCGTCGAACTAACATCACTTCTGAAGATGTCGAGGCGTCCTGCTGCAAAGGAGGAGTCTTTGCAACGAAGATTCTCTGCACTTCATGGAGACTCTCTCGATCGTGTCGTTCTACGCAAATTGATCGAGAGGATCGAAAAGGGATCACTCTCTTTGAAGTGGTTCTCGCACTCGCGATCTTCCTGGGAGCAACAGCTGTCATCGGTCAAGTGTTACAGAACGGGTCTCGTGCAGCCACACGAGCACAACTGACTGGTGATGCTGCAGTGCGTTGCGAGCGAAAAATGAACGAAGTCCTTTCCGGAGTTCTTCCACTCTCTGCGGAGAATCGAGCCCCATTCGAAGATAGCGCAGCCTGGGTTTGGACTGTCAATGTTCTTGACTCCGAGGTCATTGGTTTGTTGAAAGTCGAAGTGATCGTCGAGCATCTGAGTAGCCGTGGAGATGTCAACAATTCGTTTCAACTCACACGGCTAGTTCGCGATCCGCAAATTTATGAAGAAGCGGCCATCATCCCGGATGAGGAGTTATGATGTCCTTCGAAAAACAGACGAATACGAGACCAAGACTGCGGACGCAAAGCGGACCGGACGAAAAACGATGGAACCAGAACCGCGATGGGTTTTCCCTCGTTGAAGTACTGATCGCACTCGCACTGACTGTTCTACTTCTGAGCGCTGTCTATTCAGCGGTCGGGTTGCACTTACGCTTTCAAACCGCTGGTCGAGACCAAGTCAACAAGTCTCAACTGATGCGGGCTCTGATACGCAAGATGGACGAAGACTTCGGCAGTATCGTTCTTTATGTTGAGCAGGCCGACGAAGAAGAGCCCGACGAAAGTAGTGTTGAAAACCTTGAGCCGCTCGACGATGTTTCTGATACCGCACTCACCATTGGAGGGCTGGAGTCAGAGAGTGCTCCGATCACCTTTGGAGTGGTAGGTACTTCGGAGTTCGTTCATTTGTGCGTCAGCCGCCCACTGCGTGATCTCTCGTACGATAGCATTTACACTGAATCGCCTTCCTCAGGACGTTCGAACGATTTACTCACCGTCACTTATGGTTTGGCACCTGTTGATGTCAGTATGTTGATTGATCCCAGAAAACCCAAGTACGACGTCCGCGATGATTCAATGTTCGATGGTCGTCCTGAGACCGGATTTGGGCGGCGGAGTATTGATCTGTATGCCTTCGACTCAGCGACCGACTTTCTGGATTCAGAGCATGTGCTGGCTACGGAAATTTCGGAAGTTCAGTTCTCGTACTTCGACGGAACTGCCTGGCTCGCTTCTTGGGACAGCCGAGAGATCGGGGGGTTGCCGCGAGCTGTGAAAGTCACATTTGGGATTTGGCAGCAACCGGCGAAGACTTCTCAAAAGGGATATCAGTACTCTGGAACTGGTACAGTGTTTAATGTGGAACACGTGTTTCATATTCCGTTAGCAATTCCGTTGATGGAGTAATCTGATGTTGATTCGCTGTCCATCTGAAAACTGTTCACACCGATCAGCAAGTGCGTTGATTCTGGTGCTTGTTGTCATTGTGATGCTCACCTTGGGGGCATACACCTTTTCAGAGTTAATGATCACTGAATATCAGGCGTCCGATGCTTATGCTCGCCGGGTTCAATCGCAGATGTGGGCGGAGTCAGGAGTCGATTACGTTGCAATGTTGCTCACACCCGATGGTGGTGGATTCGACTCGGACCTGTACGACGATCCGGGACTGTTCCATATCGCTTTAGATCCCGGTGCCGGGTTTTCCATTGTCGCTCCGAGAGAGAGTGTCGACTCGTCCGGGATAGATTCTCAGGCATCGAGTGATGGCTTGCGTTTCGGACTGGTCGATGAGTGTGCCAAGTTGAACATTAACGTTCTGGCGAACTTCAATCCCGACGACAACACTGCCCGCAACATGTTAATGGAACTTCCTAACATGACCGAAGCCATCGCAGATTCGATTCTCGACTGGATTGATGCGGATGATGAACAACGTGAATACGGTGCCGAAGCTGACAGCTATTCGACCGTCTTCCCAAGAAATGGTCCAATTGACAGCCTCGAAGAACTGATGCTCGTCCTGGGAGTCGAGCCGGCGCTGATGTATGGTGAGGATGCCAATCGAAACGGAATTCTCGACCCGAATGAAAATGACGGAGAACTCTCACTTCCTGCGGACAATGAAGATGGAGTTCTCGATCTCGGCTGGGCTGCCTATTTGACGACTTACAGC from Thalassoglobus polymorphus includes the following:
- a CDS encoding GspE/PulE family protein, translating into MNIGSLLLERALVNEQQLEMAREEKSGKRIDRALIEMGVIREDETLQLFAAELGMEFKNLKEFELDRELLDKFPTTAIFRHEAIPLARQNGHVQVAISDPFNLESIDELSTLGGCRIEPVLACRDEILDLIKRNLGVGGDTINQMVAQRAEDEIDLLEAIPEGMGELAESAQAPSVIRLVNELLVEALEQRASDVHLEPQENGLVIRFRVDGILRIEPVPPEINHFASAIVTRLKIMSRLNIAEKRLPQDGRINMRVQGREIDVRVSIIPMLHGEGIVMRLLDKQRMVFNLRGVGMPQNVYEEFTDLISMPHGIVLVTGPTGSGKTTTLYSGLNEIKSPATKIITVEDPVEYHLNGISQIQVHSKIGLTFAAGLRSILRHDPDVVLIGEIRDGETATSAIQASLTGHLVFSTLHTNDAPSAFTRLVDMGVEPYLVASTVEGILAQRLVRKLCERCKVAYRPDPNDLPPDFPEPNIETLYKPVGCRDCRDIGYTGRMGVYELLRNDPEIKKLCIDGVSAGVIRDYGLAHGMLTLRQSGYQRMIDGSTTIDEVIRITRGEH
- a CDS encoding secretin N-terminal domain-containing protein; translation: MSPIVKAVTAFLLGLVIVVSIPASLPGQQEGERRDRGGDRGGDRGSMRGGPGGRPGGPGGRGGFSGRRGGGLLGELGNESTRSEVNITDEQMKKLEEIGESMGNSREQFGDIFGRMQSASSNEEREKVRNELRAKMEEARKQSETQMKSVLSEEQFKRLDQIRLHREGLRAFGREEVQTELGLSDDQKKKLEELQESRSEKFRALGFGSSEEDRNKLNEEFEQATMAVLTDEQKQKWQQRIGPPPADAGQSRGQGSGGQPPPRRERPVMVEQVPEGAEAVLSFGEKRDEDDNTTKADRENVQLSFNFRYAPWTEVLRLFARESGLSLDLLDVPPGTFSYYDQKMYSPKDALDVINGYLLPKGFVLVHRDDFLVCLNIDDPIPPNLIPNVAPDELASRGKNELLTVVFPLEGVDAGQIAAEVNEVKGPQGKVVALGSSNSVLVTDIGSNLRRIDLMLKDITNRPGPDDLSFKPYIIKNIPAADAETLLRSVLGLSSGVTNVSAASSRRSSSSSTSGTGITIAADERTNKLLISATVKMHQLVEQALETIDVEGEPSTFSSEGNKPFLRVYTVTSANSMEVTKTITALMPGVVINEDARNGKIHILATNDKHVQVASLISEMDGAGSSSQQMTVIPLSKMDPIMASTTVRAMFMKDGDLAPTIEPDVYGRQLMVRGDTAQVLQVKELLAQLGEDGTGQRDRSSESRMRTFPLSGRDPEEILPLIQRMWNQRSSSPIRVVNPGERGPVRDIKSPAEGQSVRQPEPAAPPASTQQIRLDKNSPNSVQSNDSSTKETSKHRSLPVLAASQTTVLAQATGDDSQAAESEDSAGEPAEQTESANPVQYTDKELLDLLRTYINQSAPPKASESETAPETEPASPEPATRNQEKPRTPTDSAKTPSSDINVTVLGDELMLYSSDPEALNELEELLESTLQVIPPRTSWTVFTLQTADATEASLMLEQLLPYSNVSSSTSAGGMLGSFSGAASSLGSGLAEMTGLSSIAAAGQSLRIIPDTRLNALFVSGPAGQVKEVEEMLRVLDANEWPDSMRDKVTRLIPVEHADAKEVLQIVKETYKVYIDPPQQQQGRGNPLAAMMGGGRGGKDGDSPASLIKMAVSVDSNTNQLAVWADEALFREVETLVQTIDNSAKEARRTVVVVPLNNTNSSMIQNALGTLMPRVNVSSTGSRNSSNNSSNQSRSSSTSENNSDQDRIRQFMEQRMRERMQGGGGGNRPSTGGPGATGRTRGGGTSPFGGGGRQGGGGRTGGGRTGGR
- a CDS encoding EF-hand domain-containing protein; protein product: MFLLLWLLSASCVLGVLVDEAAAQRSGDRSRGRTSDRDGGREGGRDGSRGGGRESRGGQERRGPSTEQIFGYLDRDKNGRLDPQEIENSRGPFKDMLQRAGVDYSRGLDQRNFASAYEKVREQREQESRSRRDGDDDSGRREEYERRRREYEQRREEERKKADSAKRTPTSIAFRAKERVTVDIPQQFVEGDDDGDGQIGFYEWKKWKRDEIHLFAAYDRNGDGFLTPRELEKGPVEIPDASTAIAASTTISGTQQTGATPKTATTSKAETAKSEQPSVDMNTAAARRGESMFRLLDRNRDGQLEEEEWARARTTKPLFEKAGVDLSKPMSKNDFLANYVRLTES
- a CDS encoding type II secretion system F family protein — encoded protein: MPEFQYKARELSGQQVIGLLTATTEKEALATLAAQQLFPLQVDLAESSKAAAKQVNRRVPSKYLTVFYSQLADLLKSGVPLLRSLELLSKQSSHSALKVVVADVRDQVAEGSRLYDAMKSHPKAFSPLMVSMVHAGEEGGFMEDVLKRIAAFTEQQEELKGRVIGAMVYPVFLLMVGGGVVTVMLAWLVPKFDGLFENMAARGELPWATTALMGMSEATQKYWAVVLLAAAGGIIGLLKWLKTEDGRRKLDVFRLRAVGIGRIVRSLAVARFCRVLGTLLKNGVPVLTSLKIAKDATANVVLSDAIDVAASNISEGKSLAGPLAASKQFPEEIVEMIAVGEEANNLENVLIDISENLERRTSREIEMVVRLLEPMLLLCLAAVVLFVVIALLLPILQSSSIV
- a CDS encoding type II secretion system protein GspG, with the translated sequence MRTQQFNQRQHKRRRPGGFTLLEVLIVLAIIGVIAAMAVPRLLGQQQSANVKVTKTAITNLEQAAKLYAVDNLGEPPESIDVMLSKREDGTAAVLDKIPTDAWNNPLNYEYPNSRADTESPAIWSNGKNRKNDNGSGDDINNWDDKLNQ
- a CDS encoding pilus assembly FimT family protein, with translation MHQHRRVQPVDDLRGRRSAFTVLELILVLAVIVAIAGISWPRMSGFLKRESVMGNVEQVRQVLDHARVQAVEDGITYQFRFEPNGRKYVLLPYDLQVHTDEQASASQTLQETGSGGIKQAITHELSEDCQFYMPTTLISDQPMILERLPEAWLNMVQNGVQHRDVSWSAPILFYADGSATTGAVTVVDEDKRYISVSVRGLTGAVVTSRISQLPEQFGGSSN